One Gossypium hirsutum isolate 1008001.06 chromosome A08, Gossypium_hirsutum_v2.1, whole genome shotgun sequence genomic window, aaacttaaataaaaaagaaagataatttctataactaaaatattaaattgcaCATTCCATCAACTAAAATCAAATATTGCAcagattaaatttttattttggatttcacattttaatttaaaGGACTCTACATTTGCAAGCTAGATTGCTAGAATACAATGAACTAAAAAGGAAATTTCTAACTCTATACTATAAATTGGATTGTATTTTGACTTCTATACTTAAAAAAGATGGAGAAATTAGCCGTCGTATGTTAGATCAATAagtaaactaatcattttgttaaaaatttcatctatttttactgttaaaaactaaccCTATGCATTAGCATGAGGCACATGTGGCACACATGTCATTGTTTGGTTATTCTGTCAATCACGCTAATTTTTAACCGTataaagagatcaaatttttcaaCAGAAGTAACCGAATTTGagcaatatatatacattttccgCCAccagaatatggaaattaatgaATATTTAAATTGGAAATAGCAAATGAGGACAGATTTTCAGTGCTATGCCTTCTGCTTCTATTGCAAACAAAGAATGAAAACCAGACCGACAGTTGAACTGGTAAGACCCGAGCTAGGATGAGTAACGGCGCCGCAGGCACAGGAATAATGCAGTTGAAGCAGCCATAACATATGGAAACACAGTCCAAATTCCCTGTATGATATTTTACATTAGATATTTCTATTTACAATAAATCAAACATTGGAGAAGCACCAAGAACCTGTTATACCACTACTGTTGCGACCGTTGCCAGGGCAAATACAGGGCGTTTCCTCATCAAAAATCCAATTCCAAGCTTGATTCCAGATAACCAAAGAGAATATAGCATTAGTTCCGAGTGATAACAAGTTAAAACTATGTTACTTAAAATCAGGTGTATCATATTCGAGATATGAATCAGACACGAGTAGTTCGATGAGCAGCCCATCATAATCATAGGTGTATACCATATAGACAAAACACTATATTTGATAAAACTCATACTCGAGTGTGAGTGGCGTATATAGATTTGTGTTTGATATGGATATATTTAAATTTTCCGAGTTTTTTCACGAATTTAGAGGATGGGTCATATTCCCATACGTCAGGATCGTGTTAGACGCTATAGGAAAACTAAAAGTGAATATGAAAAATCGGAGCAACATAAAATCGAAATCCAAATACCATAATACATGGGCAAAATAACACTAATGCCAACAGAAAATGACTGACCTGAATTGGAAGAGTGACCAAACCACCACAACAAACTCCAGCAAAGAAGAATTCAGGAGATATTCCCTTCATTAGATGCAGCATTGTAATCATTAGTTGTAAAAAACAATTTTATAGGCTGGATACGGATGTTATTTGGACTCGAATGTGAGTGTTGGATACGGAGAGTTCTTAGAAGGTCATATAccatattcatataacataagtaTCATACACGAATACTTCAACAACGAAAACAAAGTCCGAGAAATATAGGTTTAGATCATTCTATCTTCAATTACATGTCATGTCAAACAACAATGTAAACTTCATTACTAAGGCACCAATATTCTATGACATTCCGACTCTTCATATTCTTTTAAGCATTTGTATGGTTGTATTCAACCATGAGTATGCAAATATAATCTTCCAAAGActccaaataaataaaatcttagaataaaattaaatatacttGTGCCAGGCACAAGTATACTCACACTCAATTCCGAGTACATAGTGAACACTATCGTGTAGAGAAATATAGAAGTATTTACTAACCAGAGACCCTGCGAGGAAAGCTGTGGGATTTCTTACTCCGAGTGAAAATCGCTCTACTGCAGATCAAAAAACAGGACCACTAGAAAACGTAAATTTTAATTCCACAAACATGTACGTTAAAACCTCAAACATAATTCAAGAAATTTgtctaatatgattaaaaatattccaaaatgttaaaaatatacaTGTTCGATACGGGTATATCCAGATTTTCTTAAAGCTTCTTTATGTATTTTAAGTATCTTTAAAGAGACTATCTCTGTATGACTATATCCATAGCCGGATATATGTCAGACATGAATATCATACTTCCGAATATGCAAAACAAAAAGAGCAGAGTAAAGAAGCTCTTGTAACTCACTGAAGCCTATGAGATTGCCATATTTTTGAACAGCGCGTCTGATTTGCAAAACCTTCTCTTCACCGATTCCTAACTGTAGTCATCATCAACATTGAGAAAAGATATACATGATTATTGTGCAAATGCAGGAAAAGTACATGCTCGGAATAGAATGTACTTTTATCCATAAAAGTAAAACGAACTAGGATAATGGATATCTAAAGGTTAATATTTGCTTCTGCTGTAAAGAGTAACTATATTCAAGTCAGCAACAAAAATGAATGGAACATCCGCAAATATCTAAATACACACTACCTACGACATCTCTAATAAGTATGTGCATTTGTGAATAGAAATCCTGAACCCTAAAAGAACAAAACAAACCTTTGAACAAACATCATCAGATGCTCCACTTTCTCTAAACAGCTTTCCAAGGTAAAATGGTATCATATCACTGATGCAAACTCCCCTAAATTTTCAAGTTGCGTTTAAGCAACGAAGAAAGAAAATCGTTTAGGAATAACAGACAACCAAAAAGGAATAAAAAACATGAGCATACAATGCAAAATGAATTGGTTATAGATGGAAGGGTAACTTTAATATAAGATGTCAAAAGACCcaaatatttcacaatttaacaacATGAAAATCTCTATGCTTTGGGATACTTGAACTTCAATTTCCTAGAGATTTTGACTCAAGACAAGCCTAGTTGATCATATTAACAGTCAACACTCAAAGAATGTATTCTTATCTAAGTTGATAATCACATTCTATGTTACGCAGACTCGAGTATGTGTCTGAAACAGTTTAAGATTTTTTTCAAGtatttccatgtatttggaggattCCTATTGGTCATAGCCCCGTATCAATCAGCTGGAAAAAAGTTTTATATTTCAAGAGAAAATGAAAAGCCTGTGCAACATAGTTAAAAAAcacaactaaaataaataataagataaagcAATCACTAACCAGTATACCCAAAGAACTGTGGATATTATGTATGGGGCATTTCTTGAGAGAGACTCAACAAAGGAATGCCATGTTCCATCCAATGATAGTAACCGTGCCAAAGTTATGCCAACCTAAATTTATCCAAAACagatatatatgttaaaattcaAAAGAGAGTGCTTAGTTAAAGTAAAAAACCTAATAAAAGGAAACtatgttattttaattagttGTAAGTGtcaaatacatttataattagATTTTCTATGTTTGTCTATGTATTTAGAAGATCCATGATGGTCATATTCCCATATCCATGTATTGGATACGAGTGTCACACACAAAtgtttcaagaaaaatgaagaatctGAACCACATAGCAAGCAAAAAAAGAGGTAgcaaaaattttgagttagtgaAACATTAAGTACCAATGCAAAGGACAGACCCAAATATTTAAAGCCTCTTCACTAATGAAAAGTCCACAACCAGCAGCCATAAGCAACCAGAAGTATATCCATCTGAAACATGGCAAGTAGGTAAAAGGTACTTTAGAGCCATTTTAGTAAATGAAATACATATGTGGGAAGCATAGGCACAGCTCAGCTCTTCATTTGTATTCATATCCAACAAATTTTCAGATATAAATATGAGAATATGATGCTTCAAAGACCCTCTAAATATCTGTTATTGACAGGCCTCTCAAAGCTATGTTACCCGGACTCAAAGTTGAGGGTGGGATAAGGGTTTTTCTCTTTGAAGTTTTTTCATATACTTTGAAGTATCATACTATGATACCTGTATACCGGACACAAATACTTCAAGCAAAGTAAAAAGTCGGAATAACATAGATAAAAACTATAAAAGAGATGGAACTGCAGTTTATTGTAAATTCAAGCACAGAAGGCATACCCTGGTGCATATTCAGGAAGCATAAATCTATAACCAAAAGCTTTGAAAGTGAAACCAACAGTGGTATCCATAGTTGAAGAGGGTGAAACTTCAGCCAGGCGTTGAACTCCAAGCAATGATCCAAAACTAGCTCCTTTTATGCCAAATGATATGACAGTAAGAGCTGCTGCCACGCCTAATGCGATGGCTAATTTTGCCAGAAAAGAACTTCTTCTCCCTGAGACAATATTATATGATACAAAATCATTAGCTTGTCaaaaattatatacaaaaatGTTTTAAACATGATAATTACACTAGAAAATACAAGAATTGTCATGTTTACCTGCAGTATTGCGATTTTGATTTTCAGGCAACTCGTCATCATCAGTTCTATCTCCTTTATCTAGCTTACCCATTGGCTCAACATTACCAAtgttttcatcatcttcatgttGAAAACTTCTAATCCTGTTTTTTAACAATATGAATTGACAAAGATCCATGGATTATTTAGATAAAGTGTAACATTTAACTTTCACTAGACACAGTTTCTAGGTAAACAAGTCTAATCCAACCTAATCCAGCAAGTTCGAACAGCATCTCGAGTCGATCCAAGCTTCGAGACTCAATTCCAGGTTGAGCTCAAACCAAATTTGGAATTGAACTTGAGCTCAACTAGGCTTTGATTACTCTCTAATAACCATACCATAACAAAGGCTAAAAAACCGAAACTGATAAAAGCAAACAAAGGAATGGAAGTTACCTAAAAGAAGAGTGCCTTGTAAAGAAGTGGAAAGGTTTTAATTGTTTGGGTCGAGAAATGTGAGAGAAAACAGTTTGGGTTTGGATATGGGGGCGTGGTGAAGGGTGGAATGAAGAGAGAAGTGGTATTGAAGGGTGTAAGGAGTAGGCAAAGGAGAAAACCACCATGGTTGACATTGTTGGGAAGCTTGGAAACTGGATTGTTATGTTTTGGGTAGGAAAATGCAAGGTCTCATAAAAGGGAAGGGCGGGGGTGAATTTGGCTTAGTTTGATTGGTGCGGGGCGTACTGGAATAAACAATGGGATATactgttctttcttttttttttctttctgatttTTGTTACACAAATTGGGAGTGACGTCGAGATTTCCCTGCACAGGATTTTAAGACGGGCAGTAATGAATCTCAAGATTAAGCTGTTCCTAATTCtatactattttataatttacaattttttaattttttttaattataaatttatttagtcaCGAAATCATTCATCTATAACATTGTGACTAAATTCTTTCTAATTAAatacaattataaaaattacttaattaGTGCTCATTCAATAATATTGTCGTAAGTGTAATAGTTTTATAAGATATCTTTAATCTTTTTTAGATAAATTCGTTCtctcaatttgattttattttatcttatagcAACCATTATATctaattcatcaaaaattaatTACTATCACATAGTAATCAAGTTAATAACCACAAAGATAAACGACTCGTGattatatttagttttatttatcaTGTAATGTAGATGAAAGAatgttttacttattagttaggCTATAAATTTCACCAttgtgaatgatgttacataTTGCAAGAGTTctatacccaacgcaccagctttcggttccttatatATATGAACTcaagtttttacttacatcaaagtatatgagtcacataTACATAGTCTATCATCCATTTAGGATTAAGacatgtcacactatgaatgtcacacaTAAATAAAACCATAGACGGATTTAAGATTTATTCTACCTAGGTCTTGTCCGATGTACTGTTAAtccagtcaatcacatctatgtctctatcatTTAAGAGTCATTCACTCTAATGTTCAAGACAAAAAATCTCCCCAATTGAatttgatagacaacatattagtttttcaattggtttgctcattttcgatttgACTAATGATAATAGGACATGTTTAGATTCAACTACTAATACAAGTTGCCTTTTCGTATTACAATCTGACCACATAATatcacttaatattagttaaacgttagataatCATCGAGTCAATATCTTATGTAATTACTGTCAATACCATCCCTACCAAGAATCAGTAAGTACATCTTATTTCCAATGTTTAGATCCCTAATTTTTGTACTATTTTTATCCGACGCTAATACTATATTTGATTAAACAATTTTTTACGGTTCTTGCCAAATTTTTTGCAAATCTTGCTCAAATTTTGATATCAAttgttaattgtatatatttgtcGTTGAAGTACCTGATTTAGGGGAATCAGATCAAATTTGATTGTGAGGAACGTCGATTGGACCCCCAAGGAAAGGTGTGTATTCTTTATCAAATGAATTAGGGAAAATCGTGTGTAGGTTtaaggccacacaggcgtgtagaCCACACAACCCCCTATGGCCATGTGCCATGCAAACCCTAGTCTAGTTCGTGAACGATACAACCATGGATCttccacatggctgtgtctctccTATAGGTTAATTTTTACATTTGTCACACGGTCCGCCGACACGGCTATGTAACCCCTCTACACGGTCTACCCACACGACTGTGTAAGTCCTTTACACGGTCTAACCACACGGCTGTGTAcctttattttatagttttatcAGAATTTTAAGAATTGCTTAATTTAGTCATTGTATAGTCCCAAACTATTGATTGGAGTTTTATTTCACTCAATTAAGTCCATGATATTTTGAATACATTGAAATTTGTGATTTAATGACATAATTGTTACTATGATAATATGGGATGTGTGAATGATTGCTTATCTATCGTCACAGTAATTCTAATAATTTGATATTGTCATTATTGCTTCTACTCCACTAAGTGCATGTTACACATGTTaagaaatgtgtccatattgtagtaaagaTGTAATTGTTTTTTATGTGCTTGAATAATGAATagataaatttcacatttcactgttatgttttttggttttttgtatttttgtcttttatattttgcatgcatagcgaaattgtgacaaacaaatattaacttattgattgtttaagttcaaactgattataagtggcattgtaagaatgtttatattgcgagaaagacaatttacttcaatagataatcatgagtccataatctcataaatgaatcaaagtaaacatttgattcaaatattaagaatgattattatattgtctacaattccaattgaggagatggttAGTCTTAGCTATCCAAGCAGttgtgtaacatctcgaaatagggcctaaatggaatagtggttgcgaaagcacaaatctgagatagaaaagtttatttcgattaattttttttatgatttaccgagtgattagatgcatgtgttagagtattgataagaaattttatagattgcatgtttaatttgcctattaggacttatttgcagaagttgctgtaacagcccgatttagggcctaaacggaacgatggttttagaaccacgaattcgaagtcaaaaaatttatttcgattaagttttaaggtttatttattgattaaaatattgtgtaaaaatatcgttaagaaattttactgataaagtgtttaattggacttttaggactaaattgcaaaagttgcaaaatatgtgttctaattcataagtacttgattgaaatggggttttaaaaaggaggtccttaaatggtaattataccattatattttgtttggacaaaaatgggcatgaataggacaaaattttaaagaaagaccttaagggcattttagtcatttggtaattaaaagaaataaaaagggaaaataaagccaaaattgactcatctttttcatggaggccaaaattagcatgggggaagccatggctagggttttcaagctttccaagctcaatagtaagtccgttctagccccgtttttcaagttctttatgttttttgaatcccggtaacttgattaagcttattctagcaataatttaagctagggttcatatttggaaaaatatccataggtgaaatgtatttattttgatgttttatggtagaatatgaaggctgaaattatgttaaacaacttttgctaagcggttttaagcaaaaatgagtaaaacggcttaatcggtaaaaattgttattgttcataactatgtgttagagtgagaatttgatgttgctatagaagggaaaagtgatcagcatgtcataaaacataagaataagggatgaagtttaattcccgagcctaggggcaaaagtgtaaatatgcaaaagtttaggggcaaaattgtaattttctaaagttttaattaaggactgttttgaatattaaattaattaaataagtaaaatatgatgttttatatcccggaaaatgagatttgaacctagaatgggagaaaaatcgaaaattgggaaagttggtaaaatggccgttttagtatcgaggtaagttcatatgtataataagcattaatttatgcatgtttcaatgtaaaattaat contains:
- the LOC107961318 gene encoding uncharacterized protein; the protein is MSTMVVFSFAYSLHPSIPLLSSFHPSPRPHIQTQTVFSHISRPKQLKPFHFFTRHSSFRIRSFQHEDDENIGNVEPMGKLDKGDRTDDDELPENQNRNTAGRRSSFLAKLAIALGVAAALTVISFGIKGASFGSLLGVQRLAEVSPSSTMDTTVGFTFKAFGYRFMLPEYAPGWIYFWLLMAAGCGLFISEEALNIWVGITLARLLSLDGTWHSFVESLSRNAPYIISTVLWVYWGVCISDMIPFYLGKLFRESGASDDVCSKLGIGEEKVLQIRRAVQKYGNLIGFIERFSLGVRNPTAFLAGSLGISPEFFFAGVCCGGLVTLPIQLGIGFLMRKRPVFALATVATVVGIWTVFPYVMAASTALFLCLRRRYSS